From Medicago truncatula cultivar Jemalong A17 chromosome 7, MtrunA17r5.0-ANR, whole genome shotgun sequence, a single genomic window includes:
- the LOC25499773 gene encoding two-component response regulator ARR10 — MNDKFPIGMRVLAVDDDRTCLKVLERLLQRCQYHVTTAQSARTALNLLLRENKNNFDLVISNVHMPDMDGFKLLELVGLEMDLPVIVFSANDDPRMVMKGIDHGACDYLLKPVTLKEVQMIWQHVIRKKKTSKRSNHDVPNFDSGNVIDSAVTRNSDQNEKPTRKRKDMNDDIEEENEDDHDNDDPTAQKKPRVVWSNDLHRKFLAVVNELGIENAIPKKILELMNVENLTRDNVASHLQKYRLYLKGISSGENQQANTSHSRFSSLTRVGGHFHTLNNPRQFHNHNSAFRPFPASVNMHGFPTHNLNHSAKITLSFNRPKLMPIRTMFKECQFLL, encoded by the exons ATGAATGATAAGTTTCCTATCGGAATGCGTGTTCTTGCTGTTGATGATGATAGAACTTGTCTGAAGGTTTTGGAGAGACTTCTCCAAAGGTGTCAATACCATG TAACCACTGCTCAAAGTGCACGAACGGCATTGAACTTGTTGTtgagagaaaacaaaaacaattttgaccTAGTAATCAGTAATGTTCATATGCCAGACATGGATGGATTTAAGCTTCTTGAGCTTGTTGGACTTGAGATGGACCTACCTGTCATAG TGTTTTCTGCAAATGATGATCCAAGGATGGTGATGAAAGGAATTGATCATGGTGCTTGTGATTATCTTCTGAAACCTGTTACATTGAAAGAGGTACAGATGATTTGGCAACATGTAATTAGGAAGAAGAAAACTAGCAAAAGAAGCAATCATGATGTGCCTAATTTTGATAGTGGAAATGTAATAGATTCAGCTGTGACAAGAAATTCTGatcaaaatgaaaagccaaCTAGAAAAAGGAAGGATATGAATGATGATATTGAGGAGGAGAATGAAGATGATCATGACAATGATGATCCAACAGCACAGAAGAAGCCTCGAGTTGTTTGGTCCAATGACTTACACCGCAAGTTTCTTGCTGTTGTTAATGAATTAGGCATTGAAA ATGCTATACCAAAAAAGATTCTTGAattgatgaatgttgaaaaTCTTACAAGGGATAATGTGGCCAGCCATCTCCAG AAATATAGACTCTATCTGAAAGGAATTAGTTCTGGGGAAAACCAACAAGCAAATACATCCCATTCAAGATTCAGTTCTCTCACTAGAGTTGGAGGACATTTTCATACATTGAATAACCCTAGACAGTTTCATAATCATAACAGTGCTTTCAGACCCTTTCCCGCTAGTGTCAATATGCATGGATTTCCTACTCATAATTTAAACCACTCCGCAAAGATCACCTTAAGTTTCAACCGGCCAAAGCTCATGCCAATCCGAACCATGTTCAAAGAATGCCAATTTCTTCTGTAG